The segment cttcaacgataaacgcgaatccgaccatcacccctggtgagacaaaaccgcgtcaaaaccactttttgccagtcctgtctggtccggtgacggtgggtttgtgcccataggcgacgttgttgctggtgatgtctgctgaggacctgccttacaacaggcctacaagccctcagtccaacctctctcagcctattgcggacagtctgagcactgatggagggattgtgcgttcctggtgtaactcgggcagttgttgttaccatcctgtacctgtcccgcaggtgtaatgttcggatgtaccgaacctgtgcaggtgttgttacatgtggtctttcactgcaaggacgatcagttgtctgtcctgtctccctttagtgctgtcttaggcgtctcacagtacggacattgcaatttattgccctggccacatctgcagtcctcatgcatccttgcagcatgcctaaggcatgttcacgcagatgagcagggactctgggcatctttcttttggtgtttttcagagtcagtagaaaggcctctagtgtcctaggttttcttaactgtgaccttaattgcctaccgtctgtaagctgttagtgtcttaatgaccgttccacaggtgcatgttcattaattgtttattgttcattgaacaagcatgggaacagtgtttaaaccctttacaattaagttatttagatttttacgaattatctttgaaagacagtgtcctgaaaaagggacatttctttgctgagtttattaactCTGTAGCCATATGAACTTGAAACTATCATTTTTGGTAGACACTGAACAGATAAACCTGGATCCTGATGTCCTGCATGTCACATAGGACCCATTATATCctattttatacattttcttTCCATGCACATGGGTGAACAATATGAGAAACGACCACCTATATATGGACAGTAATTGCATGTCTGGAGAGCTGTGGAGGTGCAGTCACAGCAGACAAAGCCTGTCGCAACGCTTCCATAATTGCCATGGGAAGTGAAGAAAAGATCCGAGGGCTCTCTGGGGTCAACGGAAGGTGAACTGTGACAAGTAGAGACGAAATGGGAATTCATGAACCTACCTTTGAAAATAGTGTCCTGGATCTGTACAAATAGATGTGGATATTTTAAGCACCAAAATCCTACAAAAATTACTTTGACGTTTCTCCTCTTCCTTGGCTTCCTCTCATAAAACAAGGAAGGAAAATAAATATCATTAAAGAACTGAAATGGCGGGGGAAAATTTAATTGAGGATCCCTGGCTCTGTCCGATTCAAAGCAAATGATTGGGGGACTTTTGCAAATGCATATGAGCTGATGTTAACAATGGTGCATGTAGATGAGCCCCTTTTCAGGGACATGCttgaatggacaaaaaaatgtgttgCAGTTAGAAaacctatatacactgctcaaaaaaataaagggaacacttaaacaacacaatgtaactccaagtcaatcacacttctgtgaaatcaaactgtccacttaggaagcaacactgattgacaatacatttcacatgctgttgtgcaaatggaatagacaaaaggtggaaattataggcaattagcaagacacccccaaaaaaggagtgattctgcaggtggtgaccacagaccacttctcagttcctatgcttcctggctgatgttttggtcacttttgaatgctggcggtgctctcactctagtggtagcatgagacggagtctacaacccacacaagtggctcaggtagtgcagttcattggtttgctgtgtctgtcagcgtagtgtccataacatggaggcgctaccaggagacaggccagtacatcaggagacgtggaggaggccgtaggagggcaacaacccagcagcaggaccgctacctccgcctttgtgcaaggaggtgcactgccagagccctgcaaaattacctccagcaggccacaaatgtgcatgtgtcagcaaatggtctcacaaggggtctgaggatctcatctcggtacctattggcagtcaggctacctctggcgagcacatggagggctgtgcggccccacaaagaaattccaccccacaccatgactgacccatcgccaaaccggtcatgctggaggatgttgcaggcagcagaacgttctccgcggcgtctccagactctgtcacgtctgtcacatgtgctcatgtgctcagtgtgaacctgctttcatctgtgaagagcacagggcgccagtggcgaatttgccaatcttggtgttctctggcaaatgccaaacgtcctgcaaggtgttgggctgtaagcacaacccccacctgtggacgtcgggccctcataccaccctcatggagtctgtttctgaccgtttgagcagacacatgcacatttgtggcctgctggaggtcattttgcagggctctggcagtgctcctcctaatcctccttgcacaaaggcggaggtagcggtcctgcaccagcatatggtctcacaagaccccttgtgagaccatatgctggtgcggttggccctgggttctttcTAATGCAGGACAATgatagacctcatgtggctggagtgtgtcagcagttcctgcaagaggaaggcattaatgctatggactggcccgcctgttccccagacctgaatccaattgagcacatctgggacaacatgtctcgctccatccaccaacgccacgttgcaccacagactgtccaggagttggcggatgctttagtccaggtctgggaggagatccctcaggagactatcctccacctcatcaggagcatgcccaggcgttgtagggaggtcatacaggcacgtggaggccacacacattactgagcctcattttgacttgttttaaggacattacatcaaagttggatcagcctgtagtgtggttttccactttcattTACTGGAACAATTTTGTTTTTGTAgccttgatgtgccatcctggatgagctgcactacctgagccacttgtgtgggttgtagactccgtctcatgctaccactagagtgaaagcaccgccagcattcaaaagtgaccaaaacatcagccaggaatcataggaactgagaagtggtctgtggtcaccacctgtagaaccactcctttattgggggtgtcttgctaattgcctataatttccaccttttgtctattccatttgcacaacagcatgtgaaagttattgtcaatcagtgttgcttcctaagtggacagtttgatttcacagaagtgtgattgacttggagttacattgtgttgtttaagtgttccctttatttttttgagcagtgtatattttatattatatcACATTTTATATATTGTATatgtgatattcttcaaagtagacaccctttgccctGCACACTCTTGGAACCTTTTTTACTGGAACAATTTTGTTAAATTGTCTAAAATGCCATTTCTCTGGAAATATCCATCTGCATAACGTAATATCATTAATGATGAGCCCGCGTTCAAACTCAtttgaaatatttattttcatggtTTCTAATATGAATAGGCTATATTGGATTTTTAAAGAACCATCATAAGACATTTGCATGCGCTATATTCAGAAAAACAGTTCGCTCCTAACGCCACTCCTTGCGTTGCTactcaacattttgaaaaagcacCGCGAGCCAAAAGGGTTTGAACAATCCGGAATCATTGGGACCTCCATACCATAACATTAACCCCTACcattaaccataacccttacctaaccctaaccttaaaccattttttatttcaactttaaAGGGATAGGGACGTCCAAAGATCCACGATAGCAAGGACAGAGCCAAGATGGTCTAGTGCGCGGTGCGCATCTGAGGTCATAGAGCTGTCTGAAACGCACGGAGTTTTGTCATGTTTTCTTCGAGTAACTGGCGCTCTTTTTCACTTCTGCTCGCAAGAAGATAAGAATCATGACCAACACTAGTGTCAAAACACATAACTGACTGTTTTACGCAGAGTATAAAAAAGAACTTGGCTAATGGAGAGGATGGAAAACTCAACCATCCCTTTTATCAAGATGAAAACTCTCGATATATAGCCAGGTAAGACCAATCTTTTCCCCCTTAAGTTGTTAAATTGGCTAAATGATATTAGTCGGGCTAGTTTCGTGACTACTACTGTAGTTTGGTGGTCCACTTGATACAGTACAGCCTAATCTTTCAGAGATGGTTCATTCCAGTAACCTAATTTCTCTGACAACAAATAACTATTTAATGCAAAACGTATTAATACTTTATTTCAATGTAATAAATAATTGACAGCAACTTGTATATTGCATATGTATTCATGATTTATATAATAACCAGAATATCTACAGCTATTTTTCATTCGAAACACATGTGGTGCTCTGTTATTACATAATCCAAACTGCTCACCCACTAGGCTTACAAAATGTAGGTAGTTATTTTATTTGCAAGTGAAATGAAAAACATGAGTACATTTCGTTTTCATTATGATGTTGAGCCAGTAATATAATGTTGTTGTGGGTATTATGTAATATGATGCCATTTTACAATGTTATTGTCTAGACACCCCCATTTATCCTGCCTTTTCtgtcatgtatttttttttaactaggcaagtcagttaatacgaacaaattcttatttacaatgacggcctacaccggccaaactcagacgacgctgggccaactgtgcgccgccctatggcaccaatcacggccagttgtgatacagtctgctCATGTATGCTCATCAAATATCTTCTGCAATGACCACATTCGTTAATGTGATTGTCTGCATGAAAATCCAATTTACTCATGATTCTGGCGTCTTATTTGATTTGCTCATTATATGTGTATTTGTTCACACAGCCATTTAGAGACCGTAGAAACATGTAGAGTTAACATAATCAGAATATCTCCATACTCAGTAACTTGTTTGGTAGGATCATATACGTTTTTGATTTAAATTGCAATTTACATTTTGccctgtaacgtctgcttccacctcacaccctcaaacacgtagatcccctgaacgcagctcacattccagcccactttccagctcacactctcaaacacctagatcccctgaacgcagctcactctccacatcccaatcacctgaattctaatcaactgtatgtcattatcacacactatttagttcagttcagttcagttctttgcaccccatcactgtgaggtattgtttgttttgtgacacacgtcTTTCGGAGCGCTGGTTTTCCCGCGATTtactcctcccgtgtatgatagtttttgcctgcctcactaacgacgccttttgcctattccctgcctgtaccttagcctatcggatttcctgttatcaacctattgcctgatctcccggactacgttactagccttttccctgcctgtactgttgccttgttGGAcaccctgtgtatgaccttctgcctgctcCTGGAactagctacctgcctcctcctgtggtcctttacaataaacacctgctgcgccctgggCTTGAAACCAGTTCTCTGtcccctcgtgttcattacatGCCCCTTTTGGATTTGTTACAATATCaatgtcacgatcgcgttgacatgaacgagaggaccaaggcgcaacatgatttgaatacatcttcttttttaataacaacgacgaagatgaacactacacacttatacaacactaacgaaaacttcaaacgtaagtgcacacacaaactacttacgtcgaactatacatatacacaaacaatgacccacaaacagctaaagcctatggcagccttaaatatggctcccaattagagacaaccgaaatcagctgtctctaattgagaacccattccggccaccatagactttcctagaactacacccaacatagacacagctagacacatacactcaacacaaaaccataaactacaacaaacaccccctctaccatataataccccaaaatacacacataccccatgtcacaccctgacctaactaaaataataaataaaacaaataatactaaggccagggcgtgacataaccccccccttaaggtgcgaactccggacgcaccagcacatagtctaggggagggtctgggtgggcttccttccacggcggcggctccggcactggtcgtggtccccaccccaccatagtcataaggggcagcaccgggataagggggtgcaccaggataaggggcagcaccgggataaggggcagcaccaggataaggggcagcaccaggataaggggcagcaccaggataaggggcagatcctggctggatggctcatggctggctgacagatctggctgctcatggctagctgacggatctggacgctcatggctggctggcggctctggcagatcctgtctggttggcggctctggcagatcctgtctggttggcggctctggcagatcctgtctggttggcggctctggcagatcctgtctggttggcggctctggcagatcctgtctggttggcggctctggcagatcctgtctggttggcggctctggcagatcctgtctggttggcggctctggcagatcctgactgactaatggctctagcggctcctgactgactaatggctctgacggctcgggacagacgggcggctctaatggctctggggagacggatggctcagacggcgctggggagacggatggctcagacggcgctggggagacggatggctcagacggcgctggggagacggatggctcagacggcgctggggagacggatggctcagacggcgctggagagacggatggctcagacggcgctggagagacggatggctctggccggatgaggcgcactgtaggcctggtgcgtggtgccggaactggaggcaccgggctaaaggcacgcactttcaggctagtgcggggagaaggaacagggcatactggaccctgggaacgcacattaggcctagtgcgtggggccggaactggtggtaccggactggggacacgcatctcagggctagtgtggggagcagcaacaggatgcacaggactctggagacgcacaggaggcttagtgcgtggtgccggaattggtggtaccgggctggagacacgcaccataggacgagtgcgtggaggaggaacagggctctggagacacactggaagcctgttacgtggtgtaggcactggtggaactgaactggggcgggaaggtggcgccggaaataccggaccgtgcaggcgtactggttcccttgaacaccgagcctgcccaaccttacctggttgaatgctccccgtcgcccgaccagtgcgggaaggtggaataacccgcaccgggctatgtaggcgaaccggggacaccatgcgtaaggctggtgccatgtataccggccgaagagacgcactggagaccagacgcgttgagccggtatcatggcacctggctcaatgcccaatctagccctaccagtgcgggaaggtggaataacccgcactgggctatgaacacgtacaggagacaccgtgcgctctactgcgtaacactgtgtctgcccgtactcccgctctccacggttagcctgggaagtgggcgcaggtctcctacctgccctcggcccactacctcttagcctccccccaggAAATGttttgggctgactcacaggcttcctaccgcgtcgtcgtgctgcctccattcgccggtatccctcctcacactgcgccagagaatcccaggctggctccggcactcgccctgggtcatcgcccacctgtcgatctcctcccatgtagtgtagtccagattacgctcccatttccattcctctttgtgctgctcctgttgccgctggtcatgttgcttgatccggtattggtgggtcattctgtcacgatcgcgttgacatgaacgagaggaccaaggcgcaacatgatttgaatacatcttcttttttaataacaacgacgaagatgaacactacacacttatacaacactaacgaaaacaacaaacgatcgtaaaaacttcaaacgtaagtgcacacacaaactacttacgtcgaactatacatatacacaaacaatgacccacaaacagctaaagcctatggcagccttaaatatggctcccaattagagacaaccgaaatcagctgtctctaattgagaacccattccggccaccatagactttcctagaactacacccaacatagacacagctagacacatacactcaacacaaaaccataaactacaacaaacaccccctctaccatataataccccaaaatacacacataccccatgtcacaccctgacctaactaaaataataaataaaacaaataatactaaggccagggcgtgacaatcaatttgtatagcataggtattatcttcctcctctcacttAAAATGGAGGAAAATCATCATCATCCTTCACCATCATCATCCTTCACCACTTTTACACACAGAGCATGTTTTCACTATATGGTAGTTCCTTTCAGTCATGACAGGTGAGCACATTctacagtgtctgtgttcttgccGACAGATCAACTGCTCTGATATCCATTTCTCAGGATTTATCTTTTAAATATGTGTGACTTAATTACCACCATGAGGTTGTTAGATAGCAGATAGACTTAACAAAGGGAATTGATGATTACGGGAATAGGAATATTAGTTGTATTAATTAGGTAGGCCAGCTAAAATATTTACATCTCTACAAAGAGCTTTGAATAAGTAGGACATGGCCAGaggctctttccctctctctcgctcccctctctttctctctcgcgctctctctccccctctcactcatCTGATGTCAGACACGATGCTCTTGGTAGGAGCAGCCAATGAAATGTGGATTCCTTCATTCAGGGAGCAGAAGGAGTTTAACTGAGGATTAGGGATAACTAATGGCTGCTTCTAGCCAAGCAGTAAAATGTATTCCCTTGCCACATGGCTAATAGGCTACACAGGGGATGGAACAAGCAGGGACAGAGTAGAGAATTCCTCTTGGAATTATTATGAAGATTCTGACTTACACGTTAACTGTTCTCTAGGTGGTCTTAATCGCCTTTGGTGCCAGTCACTACTTTGAACCTGAACAACTGTTGACCTCAGTGTTTTACCTTTTCCTTGATACCCAACTGCACTCCTGGTGCCCTTCAGGTTTTCCCCTCCACCCCAGGCAGGCCTGTGCCCGCTATGATGAGCAGCTCATCCAGCCCAGCTGACTTCTACGGGGACAGCACCTCCCTCCTGTCCATGGACTCCAGCGTCTTCTACAGCGAGCCCCCTCTTGTCTGTGGCGACCCACTGGACTTCTTCACCATCAATGTGGGTGGCAGCCGCTACATTCTCTCCCAGGAGCTGCTGGCATCCCACCCAGAAACCCGGCTGGGCAAGCTGGCCCTGTCCACACGGGACTCTGCCCTGGAGCTCTGCGACGACACTGACTTCCTGGAGAATGAGTTCTTCTTCGACCGCAGCTCACAGACCTTCCAGTATGTGATAAACTTCTACCGCACAGGCCACCTGCATGTCAGGGAGGAGCTTTGCGTGCTCTCCTTCTTCCAAGAGATTGAGTACTGGGGCATCGACGAGCTCTGCATCGATCCCTGCTGCCGGGGACGCTACTACCGCCGCAAGGAGCTCAAGGAGAGCCTGGACGTGCGGAACGAGGCTGAGGCTGACGAAAGCCAGGACGAAGACTTCAACGACGCCGCATGCCCAGATCTCCGCCGGCACCTGTGGGACCTGCTGGAGAAGCCAGAGTCTTCACGAGCGGCACGCGCCTTCGGCACGCTGTCAATCATCTTCGTGGCGGTATCCATTGTCAACATTGTGCTCATCTCGCTGGACCTGGGGGATGTGGGTGGGAACGGGATCGGTGATGAGAGTGGGGGCAGTGACGGGGGTACACCTTTCTTCGTGGATGCACTGGAATATGTGTGCGTGGTGTGGTTCACTGGTGAGCTGGTGCTACGCTTCGTCTGTGTACGCGACAAGTGCCGCTTCACCCGTAGCATTCCCAATGTGATCGACCTGCTAGCCATCCTCCCCTTCTATGTGACTCTGGCAGTTGAGAGTCTGCATGGTGGCTCTACAGAGCTGGAGAACATGGGCCGTGTGGTGCAGGTGCTCAGGCTCATGAGGTCCCTGCGCATGCTCAAACTGGGACGCCACTCCACAGGTAATGTAGTCATCTATCTATACATactatcaaggtaagacccaagtgcagactgtgtgaagtaacaatgtttattgtgacaacaggggcaggcaaacgacaggtcaaagcAGGCAGGGGTggataatccagagtaggagcaaaggtacaggacagcaggcaggctcagggtcagggtcaggcagagtgggcAGGTACAGGGtccggacaggcaagggtcaaaaaccacgaggacgagaaaaagagaggctgggaaaagacaggagctgacaggacgaacgttggtaagcttgacaaactagactaactggcaacagacaaacagaaaacacaggtataagtacacaggggataatggggaatatgggcgacacctggagggggtggagacaagcacaagaacaggtgaaaccgatcagggcatgacacatacagtataatcaTTTGTAgcagtcaactggaatgcatttcaattaagaaGGTGTGCCTtgccttcttaatgcgtttgagacaatcagttgtgttaggacaaggtaggggtggtatacagaagatagccctatttggtaaaagaccaagtcgatattatggcaagaacagctcaaataagcaaatacagatgacagtcaatcattactttaagacatgaaggtcagtcaatctggaaaaccaccacaggaaaggaagacccagagttacctctgctgcagaggataagttcattagagttaccagcctcagaaattgcagcccaaataaatgcttcagagttcacaGAGAACTAAATAGCAAGAGTGAGAAAGGGAACGATGACAGGCTAGGAGAAGGAGAAAAAAATATGAATTCATATTTCACAAATTTCCTCAGGAGATTGAGAAAAGGGGGCCTGACAGATGAATGTTCCTGAGTCCatttgtgtatgtctgtgtaaaTGTGCGTCCGTGCGCGTGAATGGCTTGGATGTTGCTGATTTTGGCGAGGGATGAGAACCCTGGTTTGGGATGTAGGCTGTGAGTCCATGCATAATGAAGGGAGATGATGTTACCACACCAAAAGAGAAGATAAGAGGGGAGGCAGTAGATCAGAGACTGTGACAGATACAGAGCCAGCACGTCACATCTTGTCCTTTCAATGAAGaggaaagaaaaaagaaaaggtGATGAGAGGTCGACTTTGTCTTTGATCTAGGATGCACTGACACACTAGGCCATCATTACAATTTTATAGAATTATGGGGTATATTACAAATCTTTGTTGGCATCCATGACTGCAATTGTGACATATTCCCTCTGGTATGCTACTTCAACAAACTGGTAAGTATGGCGtcaggaaaagaaagagagagaaatagatttCTCACTCTGGGTGATGGCCATTAATAAAACAGATGCTTTTAGGGGAAACGTGTGGATTTATAGGGCATGTTCTCCACTTTGTCTACATGCTGGGACATCTTGATATCCCTGAGGAGTCTATGACATTTGCTCAGTTTAAGTCCCATGATCTGACTAAAGTTACTTGAAAATATAAAGGTAGGAGTGTTCTTGTCATGTGTGTGACAATATGTCTGTGACAATATGTCTGTGACAATATCCTGAACAAAGGTGCATCCCGATAACTGTATCATTTTATACTTATCTCCTATTTTAATATAATATCATTCTTTCCTCTGCTCCTGAAGATCTCTGGACACAGCACTCAGGGTGTCTTTCTAATCTGATTAGATAAGGGAAAAAAGATCATACAAAAGCAATATGAAAACAGATACATGAAGCTCAGAGAGACCGTAAAGCTGGCGTTGTCCTTGAGAGTGTGTTATTATTATGAACCCTCCCTGTTTGTGCTATTGGAAGCACCCATATAATCTAATAAAGGACCCAGcgagcacataacgttctgagagccatatgtttcttagagcttggtgagagcgtggttgtcctatggttattttgcatacaaccttcccacataCTTCttggaatggtgcaggatagttgcttgactttaacattctcagcacatttaaggaacttgacaaaaaaaacacGTTATTTTCTTACTTCAACAAAACGTGTCCTAAatgttcaaacatggttacatttcatttcaattttggtaatgttctaaGAATGTTCTCCAACTTGTTTGaaattgggaatgttctcaaatagttc is part of the Salvelinus fontinalis isolate EN_2023a chromosome 6, ASM2944872v1, whole genome shotgun sequence genome and harbors:
- the LOC129857654 gene encoding potassium voltage-gated channel subfamily V member 1-like is translated as MMSSSSSPADFYGDSTSLLSMDSSVFYSEPPLVCGDPLDFFTINVGGSRYILSQELLASHPETRLGKLALSTRDSALELCDDTDFLENEFFFDRSSQTFQYVINFYRTGHLHVREELCVLSFFQEIEYWGIDELCIDPCCRGRYYRRKELKESLDVRNEAEADESQDEDFNDAACPDLRRHLWDLLEKPESSRAARAFGTLSIIFVAVSIVNIVLISLDLGDVGGNGIGDESGGSDGGTPFFVDALEYVCVVWFTGELVLRFVCVRDKCRFTRSIPNVIDLLAILPFYVTLAVESLHGGSTELENMGRVVQVLRLMRSLRMLKLGRHSTGLKSLGLTITQCYEEVGLLLLFLSVGISIFAMVEFALEHDIPGTTFSSVPCAWWWATTSMTTVGYGDIRPDTTLGKVLAFLCILSGILILALPIAIINERFSACYFTLKMKEAALRHGEALKRLARGSLGDSEVGEAARGGGVNLRDVYARSVTEMLKLQGRERASTRSSGGGELWW